The Chryseolinea soli genome contains a region encoding:
- a CDS encoding DUF1573 domain-containing protein: MRVSFAIFFMFLAVAASGQMVKLVQFREEIFDFGAVKEEGGEVSHEFLFTNAAGRPIKILSVQASCGCTTPAWSKEPVAPGKTGFIQASFNPKGRPGYFNKSLTVTTDADSNPIILQIKGQVATEVGAPNSEFQAANGSWKLKSGSFNMGKVFVKDEFTVRDFPFINGGTKDITYSGKYVGPAYIKVDVQPKTVAPGGKGNVKISYNGKMKGQYGFQSDNVEIFTDDEQNITKSFSIYATLEDEFGELKPEDLAKAPQLRLQTTNLDFGRVQPNAATEREVQLFNAGKKELAIKSVQGNCTCITASAKKTTLKPGESSTIRISFNPLDRKGTQQKSVTIYSNDPQNPVQRILFSAYVED; the protein is encoded by the coding sequence ATGCGGGTATCCTTCGCCATTTTTTTCATGTTCCTCGCCGTCGCGGCTTCCGGTCAAATGGTCAAATTGGTCCAATTCCGCGAGGAAATCTTCGACTTTGGTGCTGTAAAAGAGGAGGGTGGTGAGGTCTCGCACGAGTTTTTGTTCACCAACGCCGCCGGCCGGCCCATCAAGATCCTGTCGGTGCAGGCTTCGTGTGGATGCACCACGCCGGCGTGGTCCAAAGAACCCGTTGCCCCCGGCAAAACCGGCTTCATCCAGGCCAGCTTCAACCCGAAGGGACGTCCCGGCTATTTCAATAAATCGCTCACCGTCACTACCGACGCCGATTCCAACCCCATCATCCTCCAGATCAAAGGACAGGTGGCCACCGAAGTGGGAGCACCCAACTCTGAGTTCCAGGCCGCCAACGGAAGCTGGAAACTGAAGTCGGGCTCGTTCAACATGGGTAAGGTATTCGTGAAGGACGAGTTCACTGTGCGCGACTTCCCGTTCATAAACGGAGGCACGAAAGACATCACTTACTCCGGCAAATATGTGGGACCAGCCTATATCAAGGTGGATGTTCAACCCAAAACCGTTGCTCCCGGTGGCAAAGGCAACGTAAAGATCAGCTATAACGGCAAAATGAAAGGCCAATACGGTTTTCAGTCCGACAACGTCGAGATATTCACCGACGACGAACAGAACATCACCAAATCGTTCTCCATCTACGCCACGCTCGAAGATGAGTTTGGCGAACTCAAACCCGAAGACCTGGCCAAAGCGCCTCAACTCCGACTGCAAACCACCAACCTCGACTTTGGTCGCGTGCAACCCAACGCCGCCACCGAGCGCGAAGTGCAGTTGTTCAATGCAGGCAAAAAGGAGCTGGCCATCAAGTCCGTGCAGGGCAACTGCACGTGCATCACCGCGTCGGCAAAAAAGACCACCCTCAAGCCCGGCGAGAGCAGCACGATACGCATATCGTTCAACCCCCTCGACCGCAAGGGCACGCAACAAAAGTCTGTGACCATCTATTCCAATGATCCACAGAATCCTGTACAGCGCATCCTTTTCTCGGCCTACGTCGAGGATTGA
- a CDS encoding Lrp/AsnC family transcriptional regulator, with amino-acid sequence MPTDLSKEQTETVRLDKKDYEILRLLQADAKLTVREIATRVHLSPTPVHERIKRMENQGVIRQYVTLLDSHLVNKGIKVICYVSLREHTRRAGKIFIDSILKFKEVIECYNVSGEFDFQLKIVAESMASYHTFYVNSLSEIKGIGQTKSVFVMDTIKETHQIL; translated from the coding sequence ATGCCAACAGACCTCTCCAAAGAACAAACAGAAACCGTGCGTCTGGATAAAAAAGATTACGAGATCCTGCGCCTTCTCCAGGCCGACGCCAAGCTCACCGTACGCGAGATCGCCACGCGTGTGCATTTAAGTCCCACGCCCGTGCACGAACGGATCAAGCGCATGGAGAACCAGGGCGTGATCCGCCAGTATGTTACGTTGCTGGACAGTCATCTGGTGAACAAGGGTATCAAGGTCATTTGTTATGTGTCTCTCCGGGAACACACGCGTAGGGCGGGAAAGATCTTTATCGACTCTATTTTGAAATTCAAGGAAGTGATCGAGTGTTACAACGTCTCGGGCGAGTTTGATTTTCAGCTCAAGATCGTAGCCGAAAGCATGGCCAGCTATCATACTTTCTATGTAAACTCCCTTAGCGAAATCAAAGGAATAGGTCAAACGAAAAGTGTGTTCGTCATGGACACTATCAAGGAGACGCACCAGATCCTTTGA
- a CDS encoding LacI family DNA-binding transcriptional regulator gives MSQKEITIYDIAEALNLSPATVSRGLKDHPAIRKDTRKRIFDKAKEMGYQQNHFASNLRRSRSNTIGVIVPRLNSYFMASVISGMEKVANAAGYNLIISQSIESKDKEMTNVKTLYNSRVDGLLVSLAYDTETISHFDLFLNKGIPLIFFDRVFEHPQCTSIIIDNYKAAYEVTQHMIQQGCRRMAHITADIKRNVYSERLRGFKHALMDAVLPYDEQLVFFSSLTEQAGVEITQRILALPQLPDGIFCANDTTAVSCIATLKQAGIKIPEQIAVTGFNNDPLSKVIEPNLTTLNYPGQEMGELAAATLIRKLDNKEGGSLNTIVLRHDLIVRESSLRKKV, from the coding sequence ATGAGCCAAAAGGAGATCACGATATATGACATTGCAGAGGCCTTGAACCTGTCGCCGGCCACGGTGAGCCGCGGGCTGAAAGATCATCCCGCCATCCGCAAAGACACCCGCAAGCGCATCTTCGACAAGGCCAAGGAAATGGGGTATCAGCAAAACCATTTCGCCAGCAACTTGCGTCGCAGCCGCAGCAATACCATTGGTGTGATCGTGCCCCGGCTCAACAGCTACTTCATGGCGTCGGTGATCTCGGGTATGGAAAAAGTGGCTAACGCTGCCGGCTACAACCTCATCATCAGCCAGTCCATCGAATCCAAGGACAAAGAGATGACCAACGTGAAGACCCTCTACAACAGCCGCGTGGACGGCTTGTTGGTGTCGCTGGCCTACGACACGGAAACCATTTCACACTTCGATCTTTTTCTCAACAAAGGCATACCGCTCATTTTCTTCGACCGCGTGTTCGAACATCCGCAGTGCACCAGCATCATCATCGACAACTACAAGGCGGCCTATGAAGTGACGCAACACATGATCCAGCAAGGATGCCGCCGCATGGCCCACATCACGGCCGACATCAAGCGCAACGTGTATAGCGAGCGCCTCCGTGGTTTCAAACACGCGCTCATGGACGCCGTGCTGCCCTACGACGAGCAACTGGTTTTCTTTTCTAGCCTAACCGAGCAAGCCGGTGTAGAGATCACGCAACGCATACTCGCACTCCCCCAACTGCCCGACGGCATTTTCTGCGCCAACGACACCACGGCGGTGAGTTGCATCGCCACGTTGAAGCAAGCCGGCATAAAGATCCCGGAACAGATCGCCGTGACGGGTTTTAACAACGACCCGCTCTCGAAAGTGATCGAGCCGAACCTTACCACGCTGAATTATCCCGGCCAGGAAATGGGCGAGCTGGCTGCCGCTACGTTGATCCGGAAACTCGATAATAAAGAAGGCGGCAGCCTCAACACCATCGTGCTGCGCCACGACCTGATCGTGCGCGAGTCGTCGCTTCGAAAAAAAGTCTAA
- a CDS encoding acyl-CoA dehydrogenase family protein, with amino-acid sequence MSISALEASQTKKSLKQDLYEHPDFYAVDDLLTEEHKLIRSSIRDFVKREISPYIEDWAQRAHFPYEIVRKFGEIGAFGPTIPHEYGGGGLDYISYGIIMQEIERGDSGMRSTASVQGSLVMYPIYKFGSEAQRKKYLPKLASGEWLGCFGLTEPDHGSNPSGMVTNFKDMGDHYLLNGAKMWISNSPRADVAVVWAKNEEGRIHGLVVERGMPGFTTPETHGKWSLRASTTGELVFDNVKVPKENLLPGKNGLGAPMMCLDSARFGIAWGAIGAAMDCYESARRYAAERIQFGKPIASFQLVQKKLAEMLTEITKAQLLNWRLGVLMNEGKATTPQISMAKRNSVHTALEIAREARQIHGGMGITGEYPMMRHMMNLESVVTYEGTHDIHLLILGNQITGIPAFY; translated from the coding sequence ATGTCCATTAGCGCCCTTGAAGCATCCCAAACCAAGAAGTCGTTGAAGCAGGATCTGTATGAACACCCTGATTTTTACGCGGTTGACGATCTATTGACTGAAGAGCACAAACTGATCCGCAGTTCCATCCGCGATTTTGTGAAGCGGGAGATCTCCCCCTACATCGAGGATTGGGCGCAGCGTGCCCATTTTCCTTACGAGATCGTCCGCAAATTTGGTGAGATCGGCGCCTTTGGCCCAACCATACCCCACGAATATGGCGGAGGTGGTCTTGACTATATTTCGTATGGCATCATTATGCAGGAGATTGAGCGCGGCGATTCGGGCATGCGGTCGACCGCTTCTGTTCAGGGGTCGCTGGTGATGTATCCCATTTACAAATTCGGATCGGAAGCGCAACGCAAAAAATATCTGCCGAAGCTGGCTTCGGGTGAGTGGCTGGGCTGCTTTGGGTTGACCGAGCCCGATCACGGCTCGAACCCGTCGGGCATGGTGACCAATTTTAAAGACATGGGTGACCATTACCTGCTGAACGGCGCCAAGATGTGGATCTCCAACTCACCGCGCGCCGACGTGGCCGTGGTGTGGGCAAAGAATGAAGAAGGAAGAATACACGGTCTTGTTGTGGAGCGTGGCATGCCGGGCTTTACAACCCCCGAAACCCACGGCAAATGGTCGCTGCGGGCCAGCACAACGGGTGAGCTGGTGTTCGACAACGTGAAGGTGCCCAAAGAAAACTTATTGCCCGGCAAGAATGGGTTGGGCGCCCCGATGATGTGCCTCGACTCTGCGCGCTTTGGCATTGCGTGGGGCGCGATTGGCGCAGCCATGGATTGTTATGAATCGGCGCGGCGCTATGCCGCCGAACGGATACAGTTTGGCAAGCCCATCGCTTCCTTCCAGTTGGTACAGAAAAAGTTAGCGGAGATGTTGACCGAGATCACCAAGGCCCAGTTGCTGAACTGGCGGTTGGGTGTGCTCATGAACGAAGGCAAAGCTACGACACCACAGATCTCGATGGCCAAACGCAACAGCGTGCACACCGCGTTGGAAATCGCCCGCGAAGCGCGTCAGATACACGGTGGTATGGGCATTACGGGCGAGTACCCGATGATGCGCCACATGATGAACCTGGAATCGGTGGTGACCTATGAAGGCACGCATGATATTCACCTGCTCATTTTGGGCAATCAGATCACGGGCATTCCTGCTTTTTATTAG
- a CDS encoding tryptophan 2,3-dioxygenase family protein: MADNAVDPTLLEQLKKLQAKYNVMGQDLSSYLDGLLYSDYLTYWDYIHLDTLLSLQSPKTHFPDEKVFIVYHQITELYFNLVLWELEQMANHEHPDEAFFVARLGRVNRYFHQLKDSFSIMVEGMEKDQFLKFRMSLLPASGFQSAQYRLIEICSTDMINLVNIAEREAVNEYSDIDVQLEKLYWRSGATELATGKKTLTLQQFEEKYMAWFKATGMRYRDKNIRKRYLKYFPQSAPVIAALREFDMLANVLWPLAHLKAAGHYLNKNAEDIKATGGTNWQKFLPPRFQKIMFFPELWSPTEKEEWGKAAFMANPMELIHKH; encoded by the coding sequence ATGGCCGATAACGCGGTGGACCCTACGCTCCTGGAACAATTGAAGAAACTACAGGCCAAATACAACGTCATGGGCCAGGACCTTTCGTCCTACCTCGACGGCCTCCTCTATTCCGACTACCTCACGTATTGGGACTATATTCACCTCGACACCCTCCTAAGCCTGCAATCCCCCAAAACCCACTTCCCCGACGAAAAAGTATTCATCGTCTACCACCAGATCACCGAACTCTATTTCAACCTGGTGCTGTGGGAACTGGAACAGATGGCCAATCATGAGCACCCCGACGAAGCCTTTTTTGTGGCCCGCCTCGGGCGCGTCAACCGCTATTTCCACCAGCTCAAAGATTCGTTTTCCATCATGGTGGAGGGCATGGAAAAAGACCAATTCCTGAAATTCCGCATGTCGTTGCTGCCCGCCAGCGGGTTTCAATCGGCCCAATACCGGCTCATCGAAATTTGCAGCACCGACATGATCAACCTCGTCAACATCGCCGAGCGCGAGGCCGTGAACGAATACAGCGACATCGACGTGCAGTTGGAAAAACTCTATTGGCGCAGCGGAGCCACGGAGCTGGCCACGGGCAAAAAAACGCTCACCCTCCAGCAGTTCGAAGAAAAATACATGGCCTGGTTCAAGGCCACCGGCATGCGCTACCGCGACAAGAACATCCGCAAACGCTACCTCAAATACTTCCCCCAAAGCGCGCCCGTCATCGCCGCCCTGCGCGAGTTCGACATGCTGGCCAATGTGCTCTGGCCCCTGGCCCACCTCAAGGCTGCCGGCCACTATCTCAACAAAAACGCCGAAGACATCAAGGCCACCGGGGGCACCAATTGGCAGAAATTCCTCCCCCCGCGTTTCCAAAAAATCATGTTTTTCCCCGAATTATGGTCGCCCACCGAAAAAGAAGAATGGGGAAAAGCCGCTTTCATGGCCAACCCCATGGAGCTCATCCATAAACACTGA
- a CDS encoding toxin-antitoxin system YwqK family antitoxin — MSGTNVLALRIFTSIILLFASASCLCAQGVTRQTYHDKERHHLKEVYQVKDTVRNVLHGLYISYYLNGKIESKGQFANNETSGVWEFYYETGNLRMRGILFKGANYGLWEYFFESGHKSMEGIIYGKNREGEWRTYYETGQAKDVGEYKDGKHTGHWKTFFEDGSLKGEIDYTEDFGRYTEYYHSGKIYGEGPRTGTKNVGLWRYYAEDGTLQNEGEFENGKKSGTWTSYYPSGKIMSRGAFRADEPDGAWEYLYEDGAVRSQGEFENGKKEGYWKSLNSTGKLKSEVTYNAGTGEYREYYPSGKLKVKGNIVEEKRQGKWEFFYEDGKKEGLCEYDKGKGTYYGYYANGNLQTKGTLEEDLKTGTWEIYENDGKLSGYYRPFYDDRNLSKEITTLANKGTHTKREAYAPRRFTYFDSRFNEFQGVIFGTNPVWLATGRLPLGIEFYIQERIGHEFEFIGIRSPFFVMDQNITPGKRFERGYSIAIKQKFYNALKAGMWYFGQEIRFTNLGHFVNQKQVNSQNPDDIFTFNAVEQRIEWGALLGYRLMKRNNAKGFTIDAFISGDIGYRSFDVDPNFASYFEDLKQSKFSRTVHVGLNLGNVFSFR, encoded by the coding sequence TTGTCAGGGACTAACGTGCTGGCATTGAGAATTTTTACCTCCATAATCCTCCTCTTTGCGAGCGCGAGCTGCCTTTGCGCCCAAGGTGTCACGCGTCAGACCTATCACGACAAGGAGCGCCACCATCTCAAGGAAGTCTACCAGGTAAAAGATACCGTCCGCAACGTCCTCCACGGCCTGTACATTTCCTATTACCTCAACGGCAAGATCGAGTCTAAGGGACAGTTCGCTAACAACGAAACGTCTGGTGTCTGGGAGTTCTATTATGAGACCGGCAACCTGCGCATGCGCGGCATCCTCTTCAAAGGCGCCAACTACGGCTTGTGGGAATACTTCTTCGAAAGCGGCCACAAAAGCATGGAAGGCATCATCTATGGCAAAAACCGCGAAGGCGAATGGCGCACCTATTACGAGACCGGCCAGGCGAAAGACGTGGGCGAATACAAGGACGGCAAACACACGGGCCACTGGAAAACTTTTTTTGAAGACGGCTCCCTCAAAGGCGAGATCGACTACACCGAAGATTTTGGCCGCTACACCGAATACTACCACTCCGGCAAGATCTATGGCGAAGGCCCGCGCACGGGCACGAAAAACGTAGGACTCTGGCGCTACTACGCCGAAGACGGCACCTTGCAAAACGAGGGCGAATTCGAAAACGGCAAAAAAAGCGGAACCTGGACCAGTTATTATCCCTCCGGAAAAATAATGTCGCGTGGCGCCTTCCGCGCCGACGAACCCGACGGTGCCTGGGAATACCTGTATGAAGACGGCGCGGTGCGCTCGCAGGGTGAATTCGAGAACGGGAAAAAAGAAGGCTATTGGAAATCGCTCAACTCCACGGGCAAACTCAAAAGTGAAGTCACCTACAACGCCGGCACCGGCGAATACCGGGAATATTACCCCAGCGGCAAATTGAAAGTGAAGGGCAACATCGTCGAAGAAAAACGCCAGGGCAAATGGGAGTTCTTCTACGAAGACGGCAAGAAGGAGGGCCTCTGCGAATACGACAAAGGCAAAGGCACCTACTACGGCTATTACGCCAACGGCAACCTCCAAACCAAAGGCACCCTGGAAGAAGACCTGAAAACCGGAACCTGGGAGATCTACGAGAACGACGGCAAACTCTCGGGCTACTACCGCCCGTTCTACGACGACCGCAACCTCAGCAAAGAGATCACCACCCTGGCGAATAAGGGCACCCACACCAAGCGGGAAGCCTATGCGCCCCGTCGGTTCACCTATTTCGATTCACGTTTCAACGAGTTCCAAGGCGTCATCTTCGGCACCAACCCCGTGTGGTTGGCCACGGGACGGCTACCGCTCGGCATCGAATTTTATATCCAGGAACGCATCGGCCACGAGTTCGAGTTCATCGGCATTCGCAGTCCGTTCTTTGTGATGGACCAGAACATCACCCCGGGCAAGCGGTTCGAGCGGGGGTATAGCATTGCCATCAAACAGAAATTTTATAACGCGCTAAAGGCGGGCATGTGGTACTTCGGGCAGGAGATCCGGTTCACCAACCTGGGCCACTTTGTAAACCAAAAACAAGTGAACAGTCAAAACCCCGACGACATCTTCACCTTCAACGCCGTGGAGCAACGGATCGAGTGGGGGGCACTGCTGGGCTACCGGCTCATGAAGCGGAACAACGCCAAGGGATTTACCATCGATGCCTTCATCTCCGGCGACATCGGCTACCGGAGCTTTGATGTCGATCCTAATTTTGCGTCCTATTTCGAGGACCTGAAGCAATCGAAATTTTCACGTACGGTGCATGTGGGGTTGAATTTGGGGAATGTGTTTTCGTTTCGTTGA
- a CDS encoding alpha-glucuronidase family glycosyl hydrolase → MIVFAGPAAPVVADDGYRLWLSYRLIEDASVAKKYKATLQTLVIEKDSPTLTLAQKELEQAVAGLLGTKLIAGKTPGPGTLLLGTPKHSPLIAALHLETTLETLGDEGFLITNTSVKGKPGIVIAANTDVGVLYGTFHFIRLLQTQQSLQSLSVVSAPKIKRRILNHWDNLDRTVERGYAGFSLWDWHKLPDYIDPRYSDYARANASVGINGTVLTNVNANAQILTEPYLKKVAVLANLFRPYGIKVYLTARFSAPVEIGGLRTADPLDPDVKNWWKKKIDEIYTYIPDFGGFCIKANSEGQPGPQNYNRTHADGANLFADILAPHEGIVMWRAFVYSNEVAEDRAKQAYTEFKPLDGKFKSNALVQVKNGPIDFQPREPFHPLFGAMPNTPLMVEFQLTQEYLGFATHLVYMAPLFKECLDADTYAKGKGSLVSKVVDGSLDHHNLTAIAGVANIGNDRNWCGHPFAQANWYVYGRLAWDHELSSEALADEWIRMTFSNQPAVIAPIKTMMLASREIVVQYMTPLGLHHIMGYSHHYGPGPWIKDKPRADWTSVYYHQADSLGVGFDRTASGSDALSQYAKEVQDLYSPLAHCPDKYLLWFHHLPWSYKMRSGESLWDALCHAYYNGADSAAWMQRQWNAVEHQVDEEQFQHVKNLLAIQHQEAVWWRNACVLYFQSFSKMPLPVGLEKPEGTLKYYESLEFPFAPGIRPKW, encoded by the coding sequence GTGATCGTATTCGCCGGCCCGGCCGCTCCCGTGGTGGCCGATGATGGCTATCGGTTGTGGTTATCCTATCGATTGATCGAAGATGCTTCCGTAGCAAAAAAATACAAAGCCACGTTGCAGACCTTGGTGATTGAAAAAGATTCCCCCACGCTGACCTTAGCGCAAAAAGAACTGGAACAAGCCGTGGCCGGATTGTTGGGAACAAAATTGATCGCCGGGAAAACTCCAGGCCCAGGGACCCTTCTTCTGGGAACGCCAAAGCATTCACCACTCATTGCCGCTTTACATCTGGAGACAACGCTGGAGACACTGGGCGACGAAGGGTTCCTGATCACGAACACATCGGTGAAAGGAAAGCCGGGTATCGTGATCGCGGCCAATACGGATGTAGGTGTTCTTTATGGCACATTCCACTTTATACGCCTGTTGCAGACACAACAAAGTCTTCAATCCCTTTCCGTGGTCAGTGCACCAAAGATCAAACGGCGTATTTTAAATCATTGGGATAATCTCGATCGCACGGTCGAACGCGGCTACGCGGGTTTTTCGCTCTGGGATTGGCACAAGCTTCCGGATTATATCGATCCGCGCTACAGCGATTATGCCCGCGCCAATGCCTCTGTCGGCATCAATGGAACGGTGCTCACCAACGTCAATGCCAATGCTCAAATATTGACGGAACCCTATTTAAAGAAAGTGGCTGTGTTGGCCAATTTGTTCCGCCCCTATGGCATCAAGGTCTATCTCACCGCCCGTTTCAGCGCCCCGGTGGAGATCGGCGGATTGCGCACAGCCGACCCGTTAGACCCTGATGTTAAAAACTGGTGGAAGAAAAAGATCGACGAGATCTACACTTACATCCCCGACTTTGGCGGCTTCTGTATCAAAGCGAACTCGGAAGGCCAACCCGGTCCCCAGAACTACAACCGCACCCACGCCGACGGTGCCAATCTCTTTGCCGACATCCTCGCGCCACACGAGGGCATTGTGATGTGGCGCGCCTTTGTCTACAGCAATGAAGTGGCTGAAGATCGCGCAAAGCAAGCCTACACGGAATTCAAACCACTCGATGGAAAATTCAAAAGCAATGCTCTGGTCCAGGTGAAGAATGGTCCCATCGACTTCCAACCGCGCGAACCTTTTCATCCGCTCTTTGGCGCCATGCCCAACACGCCGCTGATGGTGGAGTTTCAATTAACACAAGAATACCTCGGCTTCGCCACGCACCTGGTGTACATGGCACCACTGTTCAAAGAATGCCTCGATGCCGACACCTATGCCAAAGGAAAGGGCTCGCTGGTTTCAAAAGTGGTGGATGGTTCTCTGGATCATCACAACCTCACCGCTATTGCAGGCGTGGCCAACATCGGCAATGATCGCAACTGGTGTGGCCATCCGTTTGCACAGGCCAATTGGTACGTCTATGGACGCCTGGCCTGGGATCATGAATTGTCGTCGGAAGCCCTGGCGGACGAATGGATCCGGATGACGTTTTCAAATCAACCGGCTGTGATCGCGCCCATAAAAACGATGATGCTGGCCTCGCGTGAGATCGTCGTGCAGTATATGACGCCGCTGGGGCTGCATCACATCATGGGCTATAGCCATCACTATGGCCCGGGCCCCTGGATCAAAGACAAACCCCGTGCCGACTGGACTTCCGTTTACTACCACCAGGCCGATAGCCTTGGCGTTGGATTTGACCGAACCGCGTCGGGCAGCGATGCGCTTTCACAATACGCAAAAGAGGTACAGGATCTGTACAGCCCGCTGGCCCATTGCCCGGACAAATACCTTTTGTGGTTTCATCATTTGCCCTGGAGTTATAAAATGCGATCGGGTGAGTCATTGTGGGATGCGTTATGTCACGCCTATTATAACGGCGCGGATTCTGCTGCGTGGATGCAACGGCAGTGGAATGCCGTGGAGCATCAGGTTGATGAGGAGCAATTTCAGCATGTAAAAAACTTGCTGGCCATTCAGCACCAGGAGGCCGTGTGGTGGCGCAATGCTTGCGTGTTGTATTTTCAAAGTTTTTCGAAGATGCCGTTGCCTGTGGGACTGGAGAAGCCGGAGGGTACTTTGAAATATTATGAGAGTTTAGAGTTTCCATTTGCTCCGGGGATACGGCCGAAGTGGTGA
- a CDS encoding MFS transporter, which produces MFLRKTLILTLASTAVFFEALDIAIVNLAAPIIQQALGLSVQNAQWLQTLYLIPYGGFLILGGKLADSYGRKRMFLLGAAIFLLTSLGAGCATTFTALITCRMIQGIGAAFIMPSALSIISFTFREPSERGRAMGIFSAFAAIGSGFGMSVGGMVATWAGWQWVFFINVPVIASTLWLGYRFIEPDSKHETQRTPDILSASLLTGAILLLSYLIHTLPSFIAHPIWSAGLVVLLAATAYGFMRRSLTSQNPLLPFDILLNRSTALAVGVFALLGAFFNSYLFIISLVLQDTLHYNAAHAGMLLFPFTILSMIVSKYVLGLLLNKLSLHHIGILGMMSMVMGAVALFIFFRWNGAFPFLLLSMLCISGIGMAICIPSLMVMTVQQVAEENHGVASSLSTTAYFLGGGIGLSLLGLVGPSETSTMPVNFILIIVWGAYALVGLIWMLARLRARAVAL; this is translated from the coding sequence ATGTTCCTGCGTAAAACTCTCATCCTTACCCTGGCTTCTACGGCTGTTTTTTTCGAGGCCTTGGATATTGCTATCGTCAACCTGGCAGCGCCCATCATCCAGCAAGCACTCGGGCTTTCGGTGCAAAACGCGCAATGGCTACAAACCCTTTATCTTATTCCGTATGGAGGATTTCTGATCTTGGGTGGAAAATTGGCGGATAGCTATGGACGGAAACGCATGTTTCTCTTGGGCGCCGCGATTTTCCTGCTCACTTCACTGGGCGCCGGATGTGCGACGACTTTTACAGCGCTCATCACGTGCCGGATGATCCAAGGCATCGGTGCGGCGTTCATTATGCCCTCGGCGTTGTCGATCATTTCGTTCACGTTCCGGGAGCCCTCGGAACGTGGCCGGGCCATGGGCATCTTCAGTGCGTTTGCCGCGATTGGCTCCGGCTTTGGAATGTCCGTCGGGGGTATGGTCGCCACGTGGGCGGGCTGGCAGTGGGTGTTCTTCATTAATGTGCCCGTGATCGCGTCCACGCTGTGGCTGGGCTATCGCTTCATCGAGCCCGACTCAAAACACGAAACACAACGCACGCCCGACATTCTCTCGGCGTCGTTACTGACCGGGGCGATCCTGTTGCTCTCGTACCTGATCCATACCTTACCCTCATTCATTGCCCATCCCATTTGGTCGGCTGGGTTGGTGGTGCTGCTGGCGGCCACTGCGTATGGATTTATGCGGCGTTCTCTCACTTCTCAAAATCCCCTGCTTCCATTCGATATCTTATTGAATCGCAGCACCGCGCTGGCAGTGGGTGTGTTTGCCCTGTTGGGTGCGTTCTTTAACAGTTATCTTTTTATCATTTCATTGGTATTGCAAGACACGCTGCATTACAATGCTGCGCACGCGGGCATGTTGCTTTTCCCGTTTACCATCTTGTCGATGATAGTGTCGAAATATGTACTGGGATTGTTGTTAAACAAACTAAGCCTCCACCACATCGGCATCCTGGGTATGATGAGCATGGTGATGGGCGCAGTGGCGTTGTTTATCTTTTTCCGGTGGAACGGTGCGTTTCCCTTCCTGTTGCTTTCCATGCTTTGCATCTCGGGCATTGGCATGGCCATCTGCATCCCCAGCCTGATGGTGATGACCGTGCAACAGGTGGCAGAAGAAAATCACGGCGTGGCTTCCAGTCTTAGCACTACGGCTTACTTTCTGGGCGGCGGCATAGGATTGTCGTTACTGGGATTGGTCGGGCCATCAGAGACCAGCACTATGCCGGTGAATTTTATACTAATCATCGTGTGGGGAGCGTATGCGCTCGTGGGGTTGATATGGATGCTCGCCCGGCTTAGGGCGCGGGCTGTAGCATTGTAA